The proteins below are encoded in one region of Bos indicus x Bos taurus breed Angus x Brahman F1 hybrid chromosome 2, Bos_hybrid_MaternalHap_v2.0, whole genome shotgun sequence:
- the ID3 gene encoding DNA-binding protein inhibitor ID-3 gives MKALSPVRGCYEAVCCLSERSLAIARGRGKSPAAEEPLSLLDDMNHCYSRLRELVPGVPRGTQLSQVEILQRVIDYILDLQVVLAEPAPGPPDGPHLPIQTAELAPELVISNDQRSFCH, from the exons ATGAAGGCGCTCAGCCCGGTTCGCGGCTGCTACGAGGCGGTATGCTGCCTGTCGGAACGCAGCCTGGCCATCGCGCGGGGCCGTGGCAAGAGCCCGGCCGCCGAGGAGCCGCTGAGCCTGCTTGACGACATGAACCACTGCTACTCGCGACTGAGGGAACTGGTACCCGGAGTCCCGCGAGGCACTCAGCTTAGCCAGGTGGAAATCCTGCAGCGCGTCATCGACTACATCCTCGACCTGCAGGTGGTCCTGGCCGAGCCGGCCCCTGGGCCCCCAGACGGCCCGCATCTTCCCATCCAG aCAGCTGAGCTCGCTCCGGAACTTGTGATCTCCAACGACCAAAGGAGCTTCTGCCACTGA